ATAGCTTGCTTATAAGCTCCTCGAGGGCTTTTGCAATTTCAAGCCTTTGCCCTGTTTCCAATCCCTTGTACCTCTCCGATATATCCTTGGCGAGCGTTATGCTTACGCTTGAAGTCTCTGCTTCACCTTCCGATTCGAATATAGCTCTTATCGCTTCCCTGTCCATTCCGGTCTTGAGCTGCTTGGTGTACTTCCTAGAGAGCTTGCCCCTGTAGTTCTCAATCATCCAAAGCTGAGTGTCCACGTCGAAAAGCGCAAGCTTCGCGGCCGAAGTCATGCTGAGGCTCCCGTCGCTCACCATGTTCTGAAGCTCCTCCGCCAGGCTTCCGAGCCTTCTGTACTCGTCTACAAGCCTTCCCGTTATCTCGTACTCTTCGGCAATTACATTTCTGACTCTTCCCGCCCCGCTTTTCTTCTTCTTTTCAAGCACGGCGTACTTCTCTATTATCGACTTCGACTTCTCTATAGCGCTTAAGCTTCTCTGCACCCAGTTGGTATCTATT
This genomic window from Andreesenia angusta contains:
- a CDS encoding ParB/RepB/Spo0J family partition protein, encoding MSSRKSNEEMKKRLQASKDTFDSRGFAGSFKMDHISGDTNIRNVSVDDLVEAPEDWNFYKPLSESKMQELVESIESNGLLHPIVVWEQPDGKYMILAGHNRARAYRMLEEAKGDGSYRKISALIKEKGEIDEDDAKEIIIDTNWVQRSLSAIEKSKSIIEKYAVLEKKKKSGAGRVRNVIAEEYEITGRLVDEYRRLGSLAEELQNMVSDGSLSMTSAAKLALFDVDTQLWMIENYRGKLSRKYTKQLKTGMDREAIRAIFESEGEAETSSVSITLAKDISERYKGLETGQRLEIAKALEELISKL